The Ascaphus truei isolate aAscTru1 unplaced genomic scaffold, aAscTru1.hap1 HAP1_SCAFFOLD_806, whole genome shotgun sequence nucleotide sequence tggaatccatacggcagaacatcccctctgttccttccccccatcctacacctcttcctaactctcctcctgccttccttgagtctttttccactgtctcagaggaggatgtgtcgctgttgatctcctcttctccctctaccacttgccctcttgaccccattccctcccatctcctaaaacctctagctcctactataatccctacgcttacacacatttttaactcctccctctgctctggaacctttccatcctccttcaaacatgcaacagtcataccattactcaaaaacagcaagcttgaccctacctgtctttctaactatcgacctgtctccctcctgccttttgcctctaaactacttgaacgtcttgtattctctcgcttgctccattttctcaacacctattctctcctagaccctctacaatctggcttccgcactgctcactccaccgaaacagccctcaccaaaataactgacgacctccatgctgccaaagacagaggtcattacactctgctcatattactcgacctctctgcagcatttgacaccgtggaccaccctcttctcctccacattctccatactctaggtattcggaacaaagctctatcatggatctcatcctacctctcccatcgtacttttagtgtctcttctgctaacacctcctcctcctcttttgatctctctttgggggtaccccagggctctgtcctgggacctcttctcttttctctgtacacactctctataggtgacctaataacatcttttgggtttaattatcacctctttgccgacgacacacaaatatacttttcaacacctgaccttacacctgctgtacaaaccaaagtttctgaatgtctctctgctatatcatcctggatggccctccgacgccttaaactcaacatggctaaaacagagctcctcatacttcctcccaaacctggccctactacctccttccacattactgttggaactacaatcattcacccagtagcccaagcacgctgcctaggggtcacactcgactcctctctcacattcgcccctcacattcaaaacatttctaaaacttgtcgctttttcctccgcaatataactaagatacgccctttcctctgttgttcgactgctaaaactctgactcaggccctcattctctcccgtcttgattactgtaacctcctgctgtctggccttcctgcctctcacctgtctcccctacaatctatcctaaatgctgctgccagaatcactctactctttcctagatctgtctcagcatctcccctcatgaaatccctctcctggcttccgatcaaatcccgcatctcacactccattcttctcctcacttttaaagctttacacttttctgctcctccttacatctcagccctaatttctcgctatgcaccatcccgactcttgcgttctgctcaaggatgtctactttctaccccctttgtatctaaagccctctcccgccttaaacctttttcactgactgccccacacctctggaatgcccttcccctcagtacccgacttgcaccctctctatccacctttaagacccaccttaagacacacttacttaaagaagcatatgaatagcactgtggatattctgaacacaggatacataaagattggccccctgcagacgcacttaccagaactccctcctactgtctgtgtacgttctccctacctaccaattagaatgcaagctcctcagggcagggactcctcttccgaaatgttacttttatgtctaaagcacttattcccatgatctgttatttatattatctgttatttatttgattaccacatgtattactactgtgaagcgctatgtacactaatggcgctatataaataaagacatacaatacaatacaatacaatacaatgtatgcaACTGTCTAAATAAACAAACACTTCTGGTCTAaggataattgaaaaaaaaaacttagtaTGTGTGTTGAAAATTTATGAATGAAAAGAACCAGCAACACAAGCATGAggatgaataataaataaaatacaaatgtatcacatactgtaactAAGGACAACATGGGTAATCCTGAATGAAAGCAAAATATAGAAgtgagtttttaaaaaaaagtgtgtgccgatcacgcgcgttcgaagtgaaacttctttgttttgtcactgatttgtattttgatttttatgattttgattgaatgaaagacttttgaaagtatcggcatttagatactttaaaatccaaattatgtatacaggtaaaccccgttatagcgcggtcctcggggaccacccgatccgaccgcgctacaaacggggtcgcgctaattaaattaattaattaattaaacaaatttaaaaatggccgccgcgcccggggttccgtgtctacagaggggggagagctgggatcgcatcatcgcactgtgctgcactgtgctactcctccctcctccccagcagtcagagagctgcaggcagtgcttggagagtgcgaggctcagggctgcagccttctctccatggcaattttactcacatgtccactgatcacccgcacagcagcttctcctgctctcactcgcaaacttttcagggacgccaggggagcctgccctgtctagaaagagagctgtgtgtctgtgtgtctgtgttcctgatagcttctcctgctctacaccacagacattctatcctgtgtgtggggggggggggagagggagagagtgtgtgtgtcctgtgagtgtgtgtgctgtgcagtgtcctgtgagtgtgtgtactgtgcagtgtcctgtcagtgtgtgtgctgtgcagtgtcctgtgagtgtgtgtgctgtgcagtgtcctgtgagtgtgtgtgcagtgtcctgtgaatgtgtgtgcagtgtgcagtatcctgtgagtgtgtgcagtgtcctgtgagtgtgtgcagtgtcctgtgagtgtgtgcagtgtcctgtgagtgtgtgcagtgtgcagtgtcctgtgagtgtgtgcagtgtcctgtgagtgtgtgcagtgtgtgtgcagtgtgcagtcagtgtgtgcagtgtcctgtgagtatgtagtgtcctgtgagtgtgtgcagtggtgcagtgagagtgtgtgtgcagtgagtgtgtgtgtgcagtgagagtgtgtgtgtgtgcagtgagagtgtgtgtgcagtgtgtgcagtgtgaagcgtgcagtgtgcaaaaaaacatgtaaaaaaaaattttgatttatatatttatttatttttaaatgggagccacgtgaaaaccgcgttataacgggtcgcgctataacggggtttacctgtatatcttactttagttatcataagtcaattgtatCATCTTTTCCAACTGGTATTATGGAAATTtctgcaggaaaaaaaattatactcaagtctttaattcaatcaaaatcataacaatcaaaatacaatgtcagtgacaaaacacaaagaagtttcacttagaacgcgcatgctcggcacacacccttcCTTTTTTCTTCCCCACTGTAACTTGCACGCCCTCACGTTTTGGACTGTATCCTTTGAGCAAGGCCCTCCTTGCTTATTGTCTGTTAATGTCATTTTATTGTTATGGTCTTTCACAGCCCGTTGTACTGCGCTGCTAAATATTatctctttataaataaatgactttTTACTAAGTAAATTCTATGATCTGTAGCCAATTGGCTTTTCTGCCATTTGATAGGAAATTGGCAAGTAAAATGTAGAGTATGACTTGTAGATGTCACTGCTAATTACacctttaggcctcgtccatggtaagcacttgcttgctgaagcatgctgacgcgcgctcccgttcagcactgagcccctacagtcgcaattagagcggcttcagtaggggctcgcttacgcttccgcaagcgcgcggaaccgTAGGTCTTACCCaattttaaaaatccaaaaaaatcaagcgcttgccggtcacgtgagcggttcgcccaatgagggcggaccagctccgtgacggaactggcccgccccctgacggagcgcagggcaagcaaccgcaaggccagggaaagacaacgctttccctgcgcctcagcacgcaagcgaagagcctggacgaggccttagttaGGACGTGAtctattatctttttcttttcttttttttgtaggttgaacgcacaggagaaaaatatttttctgtaaaagtttcgccaatgaaaaataaacacggtaataaaaaatgcccccctcccccgccattcTCTGCCTTTGTattggatacagatgtagccagtattACTATCGCCAGAGCTGTGTGAAGAAAAGCAAAACGCTGCGGCTCGGGGAACGAACCGTAAAAACCATGGCTGCTTTCAGTGGGTTTATTCTACCTGATACGACcaaggctgcatctgtatagtaaTGTTTGGTAGATTGCTCAAGGACCTTGTAGACAAAATTGGTTGATTTGGAAACCATTCACTGAAAAATCTGATATCTGTCTTGTCCAGTTGGTTGTTTAGGAACTGCGGTCTCTTTTATGGTGAGAAgcaatgtgctgtactgtacaatcaatggtgcattaactttcatttatgtgaatggaagtgacgtcactgttaTAATGGTGCATTACTTCACTTCACAGAGGGTGTGTCATTGCAGATGGAAAGCTTGTGTGATCTGAGTTAGCATTATGTCAATGTTTTGTCACATTGTTACATCATGACAGAATATATTCACTAGCCCCTATTCTACAGCATACGTAACAGAACATTGTACATCTATCAAAGATCTCGCGGCAAACCCGgctggtttttattagttttggggagttccccggagctgaatctTACTATATGCTGGTGCAAATTACTGGTATAAAGCCTCCAGGGAAATTAAATGTCCGTTCAaatcgcaggccaataggaagctggaatcatggccatttaaatctcctgcttccaCAGCGGTAACTTCACCGAAGGTATGTCTGGAACTAGGAGgtcacagagctgaaaataatgcaggtcATGGGACTTGTCCAATCCAGTTACAaaaacaactgcagaataaatacacagtgttaaaGCTGAACAATTATTGACTTTTTTTAGATCTTTAAAATGTAATTGATAACGTTATAAATTTTCATTTTCCAGGTAACAGAGAAGATATTTCTCTTGGATATCTTGAACATAAAAGTACCAATGCTTCCCGTTCTTTTGCTTCTCCTCTAAAAGTCTCCATTGCCACACAACTGAAAAGATTTATTGGTAGACACAATAGACAGTTGGCGTCGGATAGTACAGCAGGAGCATGTAAGCAGACACTTTGTTTTACGGAAGGGGAGGACAGTGAAACAGATAAGCCAGAATCTGTGGACTGTAACGACTCTAATTTCTCTGAATTCGGGGATGTCACTCTTGCTGACTTTTATCCGAATATGATACAATTTTTCAGCAGACTGATGGAAATCCAAAGCAAAAAATGGGCAGCCGTTAATGTACTTCAATACTACAGACGCAATGTTTGGTACGCTAACAAGCACAAGACAGATCTTACCAGAGTAAAAAGAGAGATTCCCACATCCAGGCTTTCAAAGTcgctgctgggcccaatttctaAGAAAGAGAAAGCGTGTTGCACTGTTAATTATGAGGCAAATTCCCACATGCCTTGGAGACCTGAAGATACAAGCGATTTGAACAATTCCGGTATTGCTGAACGTGGGCAGAGGAGCTTGTGCTCCAGAGATCCTTACACAGAACAAAGTCTTCAAGTTGCAAAGCCGAATCTACTGCAAGCTTCTTTTTTGTCACATACCCTTCCCACAGACCAGACTTTTACTAACGAAATCTGTAATGAGAGCGGCATCGCATCAAGGCCAGAATGTTTGCGTAAAAGTGACGCATGGTTTACCAGATGTGTACTTCCATGTTCTTCATTATTGGGTCCAAGAGAAAGCTATCAAGTTGGTGAATCGCCATCAAAACTGTTGTCTGCGGCGTTGCTGAATCAAAGGAAGCTGGAGAATTGTGAGATAAAGTCACCAGCACAGACTTCTAACCATGTAGGGCTGATTATGTGGCCCAAAGAGATTCAAGGCACCATAAGAagaaggcattctttttccacatTTCCTATAGTGAAAAGTCCTGCTAAAACCAGTTCAGAACTTAAAACCGTGTACAGGAAACTAGTTTTAGGGGATCCACATCCGATGTTTTTGCCCAGGCGAAGAATCCTAAACGCAATTAGCCAAGAAACGCAAGTATCAGAAACTGTAAATGCTCTGATCAATTCACCAGTGTCAAGCAGACGTAAAAGGGCAGCAAGTGATGATCTGTCTTTTTCAAAGCTTAAAAGGCACAGAAGTATACCAGAAAGCCATATGTCGGGTGCATTGCAGCCACAATCTTATTATATAGCAAACCGGTGTCCCCAGTGGGAAAGGACTGGCATGACTGAGAGTGTTTTCGAAGCCTCGTACAATGGCAACTCTAGTCATTATCCAGTAAGTCAATCTGCCTTTTTggtcttgcaaatgtattttactgttatGGTTCTAGAACAGAGTGCATACTGACTAAGCCAAAGTCTGTTTTCTAATCTTCCTCCTGGATATAGTGCAGTGTAtgggttctctccctccccacccaccttaTTGAATCAAATCAAAACTGTAACTCTGATCCTTTGTTCCAAAAATACGCTTTAGTTGAATTTTAGCCATTTGAGCTTTTTGGAGTAGAACGGTCCGTGAATGCCAGTGCCTGTTACTAGTCTCTTTGCCTCAGCTTGCAGAGCTGGGATCTTTTTTCACTTTGTAGGCTATCGTTCTGTGCAAATTAGTGCATTAGAAAGTTCTGCTGGATCCCACTTCAGAGCTGACTGCAAATTGCTCTGAAGTAGTTTTATAGCAACTTGtaattgtgtgtgtctgcgacaCTTTCTCTCAATCTTCTCACTTGGGCACCTTAGCTAGGCTATTGGCTGGTTATATCCATCACACATTCATATTTAATATAATTGCACACATGCTTGGTAATTAATTTGTTATTCCTAACATTTGAGTTGTCCTGAGAAGATTGTTGAGAAAAACTGATTATAgtgagtgcaaactttttttgaagtgaaacttccttagtggcacctcattcgtgatggggcaaaaaagaattgtggagacagaaatgaaacggatgtgacgtcagtgctggcagttgaggccgggctgtgttctggctcagcccgaccccaacactgacatcacacccgctccacaaatcagatcgccgccggcgccgctcctaatcgctcccccccctaagccccctcccccccccagccccaccccccccacacatcgtgACAAATGcggcgctcctaacggccgctgccatgccgcgcatgcgcagttgtgacggcgccgctgattccccgcccgttccccgcccattgatatgctgcgcatgcccggtagtcatggcgacgctcgagacgccatgactctcctcacagggacactgaagcccacactgctccccggggctctatgcaggcactgatctcctgcggcctctcctcccggtgcatgccccggccgaggcatagaactgctccggaaacggggggggaggaggggggtgatgagtgcgctgcgtcccccacgtcccccacagcaccatcagaagcctccgagttggctccagctgacgatgacgcgcttctccctctccccccgccgacactgcctccatctcctctgtgccgcgatctggtaggaatgggggggggggggaatgctgaaagggtctgggtgcagggaaaggataagggtgctggggggaggacaagtgtgctggggggaggacaagtgtgctggggagagtcaggagaaaggggggcaggacacacacacacacacacatacatacacactgacacatacacactgacacatacacacatactgtactgactcacatacacacacactgactcacatacacacacacacatacacactgactgacacacacactgacacacacccccacacactcactgaccccctcccccacacactgactgaccccacccactgactgaccccccccacacacactgactgaccccccccaccccccccacacactgactgacccccacaccccccccacacactgactgacccacccacccaccccgtcactgactgacccccccaccccccccacacactgactgacccacccacccccccacacactgactgacccccccccacacactgactgacccacccaccccccccacacactgactgacccacccacccccccccacacactgactgacccacccgccccccccccacacacactgactgaccccccccccacacacactgactgacccccccccacacacacacactgactgaacccaccccccgacacacactgactgacccacccccccccacacactgactgacccacccacaccccacccacagtgactgacccacacactgactgacccacccacccccccccacacactgactgacccaccccccccacacactgactgacccacccacccccccacacactgactgacccacccacccccacacactgactgacccacccaccccccccacacactgactgacccccccccccacacactgactgacgcacccaccccccccacacactgactgacccacccacccccccccccacacactgactgacccacccacccccccacacactgactgacccacccacccccccacacactgactgacccccccacccccccccccacactgactgacccaccaaccccccccccacactgactgacccacccaccccccccacacactgactgacccacccacccccccacacactgactcacccaccccccgacacactgactgacccacccacccccccacacactgactgacccacccacccccccacacactgactgacccacccaccccccccacacactgactgaaccccccacacactgactgacccacccacccccccccacacactgactgagccacccaccccccccccacacactgactgacccacccacccccccacacactgactgacccacccacccccccacacactgactgacccacccacacctccccgcacactgactgactgacccacccacacctccccgcacactgactgactgacccacccacacctccccgcacactgtctgtctgactgacccacccacacacacctccacgcacaatgactgactgacccacccacccacacttccccgcacactgactgactgacccacccacccacacttccccgcacactgactgactgacccacccacacctccccgcacactgactgactgacgcacccacacctccccgcacactgactgactgacccacccacacctccccgcacactgactgactgacccacccacacctccccgcacactgactgactgacccacccacacctccccgcacactgactgactgacccacccacacctccccgcacactgactgactgacccacccacacctccccacacactgactgactgacccacccacacctccccgcacactgactgactgacccacccaccccccccccacacactgactgacccacccaccccccacacactgactgacccacctaccccccccacacactgactgacccacccacccccccccacacactgactgacccacccacccccccccacactgactgacccacccacccccccacacactgactgaacacacactgactgacccacccacccccctacacactgactcacccacccccccacacactgactgacccacccaccccccccacacactgactgacccacccacccccccacacactgactgacccacccacccccgccccccacacactgactgaaccccccacacactgactgacccacccacccccccccacacactgactgacccacccaccccccccccacacactgactgacacactgactgacccacccacccccccacacactgactgacccacccacacctccccgcacactgactgactgactgacccacacctccccgcacactgactgactgactgacccacccacacctccccgcacactcactgactgacccacccacacctccccgcacactgtctgtctgactgacccacccacacacacctccacgcacaatgactgactgacccacccacccacacttccccgcacactgactgactgacccacccacccacacttccccgcacactgactgactgacccacccacacctccccgcacactgactgactgacccacccacacctccccgcacactgactgactgacccacccacacctccccgcacactgactgactgacccacccacacctccccgcacactgactgactgacccacccacacctccccgcacactgactgactgacccacccacacctccccgcacactcactgactgacccacccacacctccccgcacactgtctgtctgactgacccacccacacacacctccacgcacaatgactgactgacccacccacccacacttccccgcacactgactgactgacccacccacccacacttccccgcacactgactgactgacccacccacacctccccgcacactgactgactgacccacccacacctccccgcacactgactgactgacccacccacacctccccgcacactgactgactgacccacccacacctccccgcacactgactgactgacccacccacacctccccgcacactgactgactgacccacccacacctccccgcacactgactgactgacccacccacacctccccgcacactcactgactgacccacccacacctccccgcacactgtctgtctgactgacccacccacacacacctccacgcacaatgactgactgacccacccacccacacttccccgcacactgactgactgacccacccacccacacttccccgcacactgactgactgacccacccacacctccccgcacactgactgactgacccacccacacctccccgcacactgactgactgacccacccacacctccccgcacactgactgactgacccacccacacctccccgcacactgactgactgacccacccacacctccccgcacactgactgactgacccacccacacctccccgcacactgactgactgacccacccacacctccccgcacactgactgactgacccacccacacctccccgcacactgactgactgacccacccctccccgcacactgactgactcacccacacctccccacacactgactgactgacccacccctccccgcacactgactgactcacccacccctccccgcacactgactgactcacccacacccccccgcacactctgacccacccaaacactgactgacacacacactgacttacacatacacactgactgacacacatacacacacactgactgacacacacacacacactgactgacacacacactgactgactgactgacatacacacacacacactgactgactgactgactgactgacacacacactgacacacatacacacaaggaattcacacttagtgcaaatagctaatacatgggatgtgtgccgagcacgcgcattctaagtcaaatttatttgcgttttgtaactgaaattgtattttgatttttaattaaaacatcaccaacacaaatacaatttctgtgacaaaagtcaaagaagtttcacttactatgcgcgtgctcagcacacacagcttttttttttttttttaatgttgcagtgGTCTCAATTTTGTACTTTAAACTGTGAAGGGCTAACAAAGTTGAAGAGACAATGTTATATTGCTTAATCCTTATTGCATCGCCAGTTTACATTCTTAAGTCGGACGGCACGTGCTCCTAGAAAGTATGCCAAATTTCCTGTTCTTTTGGTGACCGGTTTAAATTCAAATAATGTTTATTAGCAATGTTTAGTAGTTAAGGTAAGAAATAATAAGTCTGTGCTTTGCATAATATAGAACTATTTGATTTGCAGAATGAATATCCTGCTCTTTCAAATCGTACATTATCTCTGAGTCCAAGTGCCTCTGGTAAGTTGTTTAGAACACTTAGCAATGTATTTCATTATCAATTTGCAGTGCAAGTTCATTTTACAATAATTTGGTGTACTCTGGGTGACAGAGATTTGGGAACAGGTACAGAGAAAAACAATCTTACCTAATTGATTGTCAAATCTGTAGTTAACCTGTTGAGAAGCAGACTTCACACacgttttgaattatttttgagtATGGAACGAGTAGATATACTGACATATTTATGGTATGATGACCAAGAGAGAACATCGATATAGGAAGGTGCAGTGCAGCAGGTTTTCTGTTATAGGTATTATTTTGTTACTCATCACAGCACAGTTTTCTCTTGCCAACTTACCTATGATATTATCTCACTTCAAATGTGTATTGACTGTCTAATTCCAATGAAAACAACATGTTTACAACAGAAGTAAATTACGACAGCCTGTCATTCCTATGACCAAATCTCGGTATATGAATTTTCATTCTGCTTCAAGGTTCTTTGGCTCAGAGGGGATACAGCTGGAGCCCAAGAGGTCCCAATACTTGGAGCTCACCTAGAAGAGTACAAAGGACCAACACCAGGTATGGTGAAATGACGGTAACTTctaaaaaatggaacaaaggatTTAGTAACATAAGCTTTCTTCAGTACTCCTTAGTTTAATTTGAAACCTGATTTAGCTGTTGAGCAGCCAGTAAAAATCcatgtgttttttcatttcttaactatttgtttgaaagcataaatgtgcattgtttctgttttttgtttttaaaggcacAATGTTTAGTATCAAATCCTGGTTTGGCTGTTGTTATTACCATCACAGTTTGGTTAATATATGGAGTCGTGATAAATGTTCCTGTAAAACATGTCACGAGAGCTGAATGTCAGAtgtaaaagaagtacagtacaa carries:
- the LOC142486291 gene encoding uncharacterized protein LOC142486291; this translates as MQGARAGRSGQAADPRPCNEVTTGRAGGALSRVTPRAARVASNTRAENWVFADLSSGKLPLDPSGVLNSELDRNEKVFQAKMTMILMKYDKPFEDDLLIDIASLTYDTPNGPKIWNGCYKNIKKKPKYKNRSKKKVHAIEDNINVCCDSYVISGEDDSGSHPDTTSNSELKSSNVERTGEKYFSVKVSPMKNKHGNREDISLGYLEHKSTNASRSFASPLKVSIATQLKRFIGRHNRQLASDSTAGACKQTLCFTEGEDSETDKPESVDCNDSNFSEFGDVTLADFYPNMIQFFSRLMEIQSKKWAAVNVLQYYRRNVWYANKHKTDLTRVKREIPTSRLSKSLLGPISKKEKACCTVNYEANSHMPWRPEDTSDLNNSGIAERGQRSLCSRDPYTEQSLQVAKPNLLQASFLSHTLPTDQTFTNEICNESGIASRPECLRKSDAWFTRCVLPCSSLLGPRESYQVGESPSKLLSAALLNQRKLENCEIKSPAQTSNHVGLIMWPKEIQGTIRRRHSFSTFPIVKSPAKTSSELKTVYRKLVLGDPHPMFLPRRRILNAISQETQVSETVNALINSPVSSRRKRAASDDLSFSKLKRHRSIPESHMSGALQPQSYYIANRCPQWERTGMTESVFEASYNGNSSHYPVLWLRGDTAGAQEVPILGAHLEEYKGPTP